A region of the Candidatus Aegiribacteria sp. genome:
ACACTGTTCTTGTGTCAGTCAGAATCAGAGACGATACTGCACCAGAAATCCGCCACGGTCAAGCGGTGGGTATTTGAGTTCAATGAAATTTTCATACTTTCGGTTTTCTGCAATCTCCGGCTGCCTGTATACGAATACAGAACCTTTCCCTGTGATTTTTCCTATAGTTTCAAGCAACGAATCCGGAGGAGCAACAGCTCTTGCTACGAATTGCTTTACTTCATTACCCGGATTGAAATCTTCAAGTCTTGCGGGAACAATTTCGCAGTTTTCAAGACCAAGCTCCCTTATTGCATAGCCAAGGAAAAGGTGCTTTTTTCTCTTTGGTTCGAGAAGGATCATTCTGAATCCCAGAATCGCAAGCACAATCCCCGGGAATCCGTTTCCGCTCCCTATATCTACCACAGTCCTGTTGATATCAACCAGAAAACCGTACAACATGGATTCCATGAAATGTCTGCTCCAAAGCCTCTGTCTTTCTTTGGGGCCTATCAGATTTACCCTGGAAGATCTTTCAAGAAGAATTCCTGCGAATTTTCCGAAGAGTTCGTACTGCTTTTCATCAATATCTACACCCAGTTCTTCAAGATCATGCTCCATGGTTCCCCTGGGAGGAAATGGCAGAGGAAGTGAAGTCATTTACCTTTCGGCTCCTTCCGCAGTGTTCCACGTGGAACGTTTTCTGCTCAGGTATATTAAAAGTCCATGAAGATCGGTTGGCCTTATTCCCTGTATCTTCTCCGCTTCAGCAAGAGTTTTTGGTCTTTCTTTCTGCAACGCTTCTCTTGCTTCCCAGCAGATTTCGTCAATCTCCATGTAGGAGTTAATTTCCATGAGACTGATCATATCTGCATTTTTTCTTGATTCATTCCTTCTCAGATTCCTTCTTATATAACCGCTGTACTTCTCATCCAGCATTACAGATCTTAGAATGCTTCTTTCAACCCCATACAAAGACGGAACCTCTTTAACAGCATTTTCCGTACTGTTGCCGGTTCTTCTGCACCACTTCAACATTTTTACGCCATCAACCGTCTCTCTTTCAAGAATACTCCTGATTTTTTCCGCTTCCTTCATATTTGCAAGTAATTTCTCTTTCTTCTTCTCTGAGAGTACTCCCGTTCTGCTAGCTTCAGCGCATATTCTTCTATCGGCATTGTCCTGCCTGAGATGCAATCGGTTTTCTGCCCTTGAGGAGAACATTCTATATGGTTCATCGACTCCTTTTCTGACCAAATCATCGATCATTACTCCTATATAGGAAAGCATCCTGGACATCTTTACCGGTTCCATACCCTTTGCCGTTCTTCCTCCGTTCGCTCCGGCTATCAGTCCCAGGCCCGCTGCTTCCTCGTACCCGGACGTTCCGCATATCTGCCCTGCTATGAAAATATTCTCTGATCTTCTAAGCTTCAGTGTGTTATCTATTTCTGAATAGTGAAAGTACGAATATTCCACGGCATATCCGTAATCAGATATTACAGCTTTATCGAATCCCGGCAGCGATCTCACCATTTTTTCCTGCGCTTCTCTTGGAAGGCTGCTTGAAAGACCGTTCAGGTAGAAATATCCTGATCTGTATCCCATTGGTTCAACATAAATTTTGTGACTGAGTCTATCCGGGAATTTTACAACTTTATCCTCGAAACTGGGACAGTACCTTGGGCCAGTTCCTTCAATTCTTCCTGCCATAAGAGGTGAAAGATGAAGATATCCCTTTGCAATCTCCATGGTTTTTCTATTTGTGTTTATCGTGTAACAAACCTCTTCTTTATCTGAAAGAATGCCACTATCGAAACTGAAACTGAAATCCGTATTCTCCGACATCTGTATTTCCAGATCGTTTGTATTTACGGAGCTTCTTACTATTCTTGCCGGTGTTCCGGTTTTAAAACGTTCCACGTGGAACATTCTCTTAACAATGTCCGTTTCAAGCGAATCGGCAGAGATATCCCCTATTCTTCCGCCTTTCCACAATTCATCTCCCCTGAACAGTCTTCCCTTCAGGAACGTTCCTGTTGCCAGCACAACTGTTTTCCCTCTTATTTTCCCGTTCTTCCTGCACCTTACCCCTTCAACCCTTTCAGTTTTACCCTCTAATTCTGTTACTTCGTCCTCCAGAATGTCTACACAGCTTCCACCAAGGTATCTCTGCTGTTCCCTGGCGTAGGCATCTGCATCCGACTGAACCCGAGGCCCCCATACAGCCGGCCCTTTTTTTCTATTAAGCATTCTGAACTGCAATCTCGTGGCATCGGCTGTTTTCGCCATTGAGCCATCCATTGCGTCAATTTCACGTACTATTGTACCTTTTGCAATTCCTCCTATTGCCGGGTTGCATGACATCTCTCCTATTCTGCTCTTTTTTGCTGATATCAAAAGGACGCTGCAGCCAATTCTTCCTGCTGCAAGCGCCGCTTCTATTCCCGCATGTCCACCACCCACAACAATTACATCGTATTCTTCCTTCATTTACCCACGCACATACCGGCAAGAGCTCTTTCCACACTTAACTGGATGTTTTCCCCTTTACCAAGCAATCGTCTCATCTCTATTTCGGCTTCTTTAAGAAGCTCTGCTGCCATGTCGTACTCGTTTGAAGACAAGTATTCCATCGCTTCTTTAATTCCTTCTTCAATTCTTTTCGCTACACCTGATAAAGACATGCTTCCGGGAAATTCTGAGATTAGTTTTCTCAGTTCCTCCATTCCCTCTTCGGTTAGCGATGAAACTCTTAGCAGTTCGCTTTTGTCTTTTCTTTCATTGATATCACTTTTTGCTTCTATTTCTATTATTTCCCTGGTCTTTTTCCTTACCCTGTCATCCGGTGGTATTCTTCCTCCTTCTGACATCCAGATTACTCTGTCAGTTCCTTCAAGCCCATTAATAACAGATTCCGATGCTGTTTTGTCCAATCCTAATCCATCTGTACCCGCCGTATCGCAGAGCTGAATTCTTCTTCCCTCTATTTCTACAAAACCTGTTGAACCATCTCTTGTTGTTCCCGGTTCGTCGGATACAAGCGCCGCTTTTTTTCCAGTCAATACATTGAACAGTGTTGATTTCCCTGAGTTTGCCGGACCCATTATCATGACTCTCTGCTTCTTTTCAAGTGATACGGTTCTTCCTTTGAATTCCTCCGCTTTTGTAACCAGCTCGCTGAAAGCATTCTCTATTTCTTCTTTGTCAACTTCAAGATGAATGTCACCGAATTCTATATTGCCTTCAACCAGTTCTCTTGTTCTTTCTATTTCCCTCAGCATCTTTCTGCATTGGTTTACAGTGTCTCCCGCTGATTGCTTTGTATCCTTCTCCGTATCCCATGATGCCGCAAGAGCTATAACCTGTACCGCGTTCATTTTTCCGTTAACGAACGCTCTTCTTGTAAATTCCCCCGGTTCCGCCCTCCTTGCCCCTTTCCTTATCAGCAGCTCAATTATTTCTCTTACCGACGAAGGAATCCCGTGACATGTAATCTCTACCATTTCCTCTCCGGTGAAACTTCTTCCCTCCGGCCACGAGATGGCGACAACTTCATCAATTGGTCTTCCGTTTTCAGTTACGTTACCGACTTTCCTTCTCATTCCTCTCAGTCGGTATCTTTCGAGTGACATTGCTTTTTCAACAATCTCGAAAGATCCCTTACCGCTCAGTCTTATTACTGATAAGGCGGAAGTTCCCTCGGGGGTTGCTAATGCGCAGATAATTTCAGCAGATTCTTTATCTCTTTTTGATTTTTCCTTTTTAGGCATTTTTCAGTTCAGCTTCAGCCCTGCTCCGCCTC
Encoded here:
- the rsmG gene encoding 16S rRNA (guanine(527)-N(7))-methyltransferase RsmG, with the translated sequence MTSLPLPFPPRGTMEHDLEELGVDIDEKQYELFGKFAGILLERSSRVNLIGPKERQRLWSRHFMESMLYGFLVDINRTVVDIGSGNGFPGIVLAILGFRMILLEPKRKKHLFLGYAIRELGLENCEIVPARLEDFNPGNEVKQFVARAVAPPDSLLETIGKITGKGSVFVYRQPEIAENRKYENFIELKYPPLDRGGFLVQYRL
- the mnmG gene encoding tRNA uridine-5-carboxymethylaminomethyl(34) synthesis enzyme MnmG translates to MKEEYDVIVVGGGHAGIEAALAAGRIGCSVLLISAKKSRIGEMSCNPAIGGIAKGTIVREIDAMDGSMAKTADATRLQFRMLNRKKGPAVWGPRVQSDADAYAREQQRYLGGSCVDILEDEVTELEGKTERVEGVRCRKNGKIRGKTVVLATGTFLKGRLFRGDELWKGGRIGDISADSLETDIVKRMFHVERFKTGTPARIVRSSVNTNDLEIQMSENTDFSFSFDSGILSDKEEVCYTINTNRKTMEIAKGYLHLSPLMAGRIEGTGPRYCPSFEDKVVKFPDRLSHKIYVEPMGYRSGYFYLNGLSSSLPREAQEKMVRSLPGFDKAVISDYGYAVEYSYFHYSEIDNTLKLRRSENIFIAGQICGTSGYEEAAGLGLIAGANGGRTAKGMEPVKMSRMLSYIGVMIDDLVRKGVDEPYRMFSSRAENRLHLRQDNADRRICAEASRTGVLSEKKKEKLLANMKEAEKIRSILERETVDGVKMLKWCRRTGNSTENAVKEVPSLYGVERSILRSVMLDEKYSGYIRRNLRRNESRKNADMISLMEINSYMEIDEICWEAREALQKERPKTLAEAEKIQGIRPTDLHGLLIYLSRKRSTWNTAEGAER
- a CDS encoding 50S ribosome-binding GTPase, translated to MPKKEKSKRDKESAEIICALATPEGTSALSVIRLSGKGSFEIVEKAMSLERYRLRGMRRKVGNVTENGRPIDEVVAISWPEGRSFTGEEMVEITCHGIPSSVREIIELLIRKGARRAEPGEFTRRAFVNGKMNAVQVIALAASWDTEKDTKQSAGDTVNQCRKMLREIERTRELVEGNIEFGDIHLEVDKEEIENAFSELVTKAEEFKGRTVSLEKKQRVMIMGPANSGKSTLFNVLTGKKAALVSDEPGTTRDGSTGFVEIEGRRIQLCDTAGTDGLGLDKTASESVINGLEGTDRVIWMSEGGRIPPDDRVRKKTREIIEIEAKSDINERKDKSELLRVSSLTEEGMEELRKLISEFPGSMSLSGVAKRIEEGIKEAMEYLSSNEYDMAAELLKEAEIEMRRLLGKGENIQLSVERALAGMCVGK